The following DNA comes from Vicinamibacterales bacterium.
ACCCTTAGCCCCCTTGGCACCTTCACCTTCTCTCTGGGTTTTCCTCTTCGACACCGACCATCTCTCGCCCGCCGGCCTCACCCACTCCCGCGACGCCGTCATCAAATTCATCGCCGAGAAACTCCATCGCGGCGACATCGGCGGTGTCGTCGCCGAAGGGAAGCTGGCCAACAACCGCATGACCTCGGATCACGACGAGCTGAAGGCGGCCGCCGCGGCAGTCAAGCAGCCAGGCAGCCTGCGCAGCCGCCAGCTCGAGATGACGCGCGAATGGCCGCGGCTGCAGGACGAGCTGGAGATCATCCGCATCGCGGTCGATCGCGACAAGGAGACGCTGCAGCGTGCGTCGATCCGCGCCTGCAGCGACGATCCCGACGAGTGCAAGCGCGTTCCGCCAGATCTGGCGGTCGTCGAAAAGGCCGATCGCCTCTATGGCGACATCCGCCGCGCGGCGCTCAACACACTGGCCTCGGTCGAGGCCCTGTCGAACGGGCTCGCGCGGATGGAAGGGCCCAAGACCGTGGTGTTCCTGTCGGAGGGCTTCGTCGCCGAGCGGCTCGAGGCCTCGATGCGCGCGGCGGTGGGAGACGCGGCGCGCGCCGGCGCGCATTTCTACACGATCGACGCACGCGGCCTGAACACGGGAGCCTTGGCGACGCTCGTCGATCGGCCGTACGCCGAGAACAGCGCCGGTCCGGCGTCACACTTCGACACGCAGGCCGACGGCATCAACAGCCTCGCGGTCGACACCGGCGGATTCGCCATCCGCAACGAGAACAACCTGGCGCGCGCGCTCGACCAGATCCAGCAAGATGCCGGCGTCTACTACGTCGTCTCATATACGCCGTCGAACGCCGCCTTCGACGGTAAGTATCGCCGGATTGACGTGAACGTCGATCGCACCGGCGTCAAAGTACGAGCGCGACGGGGCTATCTGGCGCTGCCTCCGGCGGCGCTGCTGCGGCCGGTCGCGATCCGAAGCACGATTCCACCGCCGGATCTGCCAGTCTCGCCGGGACTGCTGGCGCTCCCGGACCCCGTCGACCTGACCGACAACGTGCCGCTCGTCGCCCGCGCGGCAACGCCAACGGCCGGCGGCGCGGTCCGCGCGCGCATCGACGGCGGCGCCATGGTGGCGGCGCTCGGCCGCAACGAGGCGGGCGGCGGCTCAGCGGCCGAGACGGGATGGGCCGCCTACCAGAGGGGCGACGTGGTGGCCGCCGCCGCGCACCTCGCGGTCGCGGCGAACGCGCCGGACGCCCGCCCGTGGGTCCGCTACGCGCTCGGCCTGGCGGAGTTCGCGCAGCAGCGCTA
Coding sequences within:
- a CDS encoding VWA domain-containing protein is translated as MGYGKLAAAALIAAASWQPVAGRGQTAAGPQQAPQPYRSGTQIVQVDVRVLKGGRFVTDLAAADFTIKEEGVPQTIQSVTLVGEAPPAPAPSAPSAPSAPAPLAPLAPLAPLAPSPSLWVFLFDTDHLSPAGLTHSRDAVIKFIAEKLHRGDIGGVVAEGKLANNRMTSDHDELKAAAAAVKQPGSLRSRQLEMTREWPRLQDELEIIRIAVDRDKETLQRASIRACSDDPDECKRVPPDLAVVEKADRLYGDIRRAALNTLASVEALSNGLARMEGPKTVVFLSEGFVAERLEASMRAAVGDAARAGAHFYTIDARGLNTGALATLVDRPYAENSAGPASHFDTQADGINSLAVDTGGFAIRNENNLARALDQIQQDAGVYYVVSYTPSNAAFDGKYRRIDVNVDRTGVKVRARRGYLALPPAALLRPVAIRSTIPPPDLPVSPGLLALPDPVDLTDNVPLVARAATPTAGGAVRARIDGGAMVAALGRNEAGGGSAAETGWAAYQRGDVVAAAAHLAVAANAPDARPWVRYALGLAEFAQQRYAEAAAAWERVVRDAPDFEPTYFSLADAYGLQKDNGATLKVLREAQRRWPEDPEVYDAIGVIQIKRGALDAAVDSFDQATKVAATDALGWFNLGRALQMRWVKSQRYDRESQRWIGPGDDRKRAVDAYQKCLDIGGPYDAQARQALSALAWR